A segment of the Miscanthus floridulus cultivar M001 unplaced genomic scaffold, ASM1932011v1 fs_365_4_5, whole genome shotgun sequence genome:
ATGGCGGCTCAGATCCCGCGTCGCCCGAGCATGGGCCCCGACCCCGCCGCAGCACCATCGCAAGCCTAAGGGTCCGTAATCCGACGTGGCATGGTGGGGAAGGGGGAGGGGTGGCTCTGGGGTGGCGGATCTGAGGACGGCCACCGCTCGTAGCCGGCCCAGCGCCAACAGTGCCACCCTTCTTATCGCACCACCATTTTTGTTCCTATGAGATGTGGGTTTTAGTGGTGTTGTCGTCGAACCCGCGAGCGGGAGCTAGCGGGAGGAATGGCAGAATCTCTGAGCTAGCTGACGTGGCTTTTCGTCCGATGTGGACATGGAGATGAATTACTCTTGACTCTTCTTTATCTCGTAGGTCAAAATTTTTGtctttctttttgttttgaaGTGACACGGATACCATGGCATTTGCTAAGTCTTTCCTAGAGCAACTCGACCTCGATAAAATTGGCTCTCTATAACTAGCTACTTAGAATATCTCCAAGAGTTTGTTTTTTAAGTTTTCTCTCTACGTTTGAAAAGTTATTTAAGTGTAAAAATAATTTTCTACATTTTTATACCCTCCAACAGATTTTGTCATATACACACTCTAAAGAGCCATTCTCATACCTCATCTTTGGCTAACGAGAAATCTTATAGAGAATATCTATATTTAAAGATCTGATTAAAGGAGCTATTGGATGATATTTTTATCAAAACCTTTATTCCTATAAATTAGAAAGAATATAAAAAATCTCTTGGAGTTGCTTTTAGATTCTCAAAATGCTTATCCCCTACAATAGACCCGCTATAAATCAGGCTCTTCATATATTTACATGGGTTGTTCTGACTCAATAAACTTTGAAAGAAAAAAGAAGGTTGAAATATATTTGCAAATACGTCtttcttcttccttgagttgATGGCAATGGCTAGCGGTTGGGGTGCTCGGCATGCCGTCTACCGCTACGAGTCAGTGACAACAATGGTAGAGCGAAACAACATAGTGGCACAGCAAGCATTTGCGGCACAACCTTCGCAGTCAGACGCTGTGATGGCAGTGCGACTGTACGATTGATTGCCCTCGAGGAATGGGATGCCCTCGCAGGGGAGGGGATTTGGTCGCACGCACAAACACCCCTGGTCAAAGGTTGGTGAGCAACGTCGTCTCTGGAAATATACTGAACGATTTTTACGGGATGGAGTTGAGGGGAAAAatgaagaacaagaaagaaaagttGTTAGACGTGTTTTGATGCCCAAAATTGCAAAACCAGTGTCAATAGTGAGGATGTAGACTCTCTAAATCCTTATTTAGAGAGCcatttaaataaaaaatattctatGTATTTTTCTATATTCCAACATCTTATTTCTGTATCTTGTGTGTATTTAGCTAGCAAAAAATAGGAATATGTGATGACAATATCTAGGGACTTATTGAAGTTGTTGGAGTGGTTTTTTCCACCATAATCTCTATCCTATCAATATGAAAAGGATATTAAAAAAACTCTTAAGTTACTTCTAACCATTAGCGATGTCTAAAAGGAGTGCTAGAACAGAGACCCTGAAATAGGGAAGATAGAtagagttaatcaagttgtttgATTAACTTGCTAACCTGTAGCCTGTAAACTTGCTAGAACAGACCTAGAGTGAAGGAAGGTAGAttgagttaatcaagttgtttaATCAACTTGCTAACCGGTAACCTATAAACTAATCGGTTTGCTTAGAGAAGGAGACTAAAGCACTACTTCCAACAAACCTCTTTACATATAATCTTTTCTAGACCATGTTGATCATGGATCTCAAAGCACGCCGTGCCAACACCGACAATGAAACGTCAACCGCCATTTTCATCCATGGGAAAAATAGAGACAAGACAAAACTACCGGTACTAGTTGGCTATTTCTTCTCTTTACATATAGAAGGATGTTTGGTACTAGTTGGCCATTTCTTCCGTGAGTACAcgtaggagttgtttgcaaccgctTTGCTCTATGTTTTTTTAGCTAAACGGTCTTAGCTTCATGCACTCTTTTCAAGGAAAGATGGTAGAGTTATGAGAGCAGCTAAAGAGAAGTTCCACAAACTACAGTTTTTTTGAGCTACTCCACGGTAGAGTTTGTGAAGCAGTTCCAAACACCCCCATAATATCGGGGGGAGTTGTCTTTGCAGGTGCACTAATTTACCTATTATGGGGGTATTTGGGAATGCTCCACTCCACGTTTTTTCAGCTTCGCTCCACATTTTTTAGCCAAATAGTTTCGGCTCCACACACTCTTATCGAGGAAAAAGgatggagttgtgagagcacctaagaGATGATCCACAAACTCTAGATTTTTTATGGAGTTGCTCTAcggtggagtttgtggagcagtacCAAACACCCCCTATAGAGTAGTTgtagaaggaaaaaaagaaagagtaaAATTTCACCATTTTAGCTCTTAAGGCTCAAAAAGAAGGTCTAAACTCTAAAACGCTAAGTTAGCAACCTCACAAAAACTCTAGGCCATACAAATGAGCAACTCTAGACCACCCGAGTGAGCTAAAGTGGTTTAAAATTTTAGTCCTTAACTTTAGCTCACTAAACTTTAGACAAAGAATCTAAATAAGCCCTAGCGGATGCATGGTCCATGCTATTATACACCGTACACGCACATTTTTTTTTATCAAGTACCCTCATTTCACGCCTAGCTTCGGCAGCGAAATGACGCTTACAACCCACAGATGCTAACTGTAGTCCCAACGATCTTCTTCAATGCATAAGTGACCCACCTATGTCGCCTCCTCTGCCGTTAGCTCTGATCATATAACATCCATCTTCTCCATCTCAAGCCAACGCCTTCGTCGTTGGCACCACCCAACCGGTCTCTCCCATTGCGCAACAGACGACGTTGCGGTAACCCCGCCCCCATGGATGTCTCGATCGCTACCACTGCAAGTTTGTCAGTCTTTGGCCCCTTTTATAGTTGGAGAACACATCATCAACCCAAAACCCTAACCACTAGCATTGGGCGGGGTTGTCAGACTTCATTAAATCTGCTCAATTCGCACCTCAAGATCGTTGGATTTGCTCGATTACAACAGTAGAGTTGGGTGGAAAAAAAGAGTGAGTGAGAGGGAGCCAGGAAGGTGAAGAAGACCAGCTAAGACAGAACGAGCATTAAGATACCTAACCACAAGATAATGACATAACGGCCCCATGTGTGTATGGCGTGTAAGTAGATTTTTTTTAAGAGAATGATATTGAAACCATATGTTCTACTCCCTTGTCCCAAGACAAGTGTCATTTTTATTTTTCGAAAAGTCAAAtgttttaactttgaccaattatatataagaaAAAGTTAATATTATGATGCAAAATTAGTAACATTAAATaaatcgttgaatatatttttataataaatttatttgaagatataaattttgctatattttttataaacataGTCGAAGTTAAGAAAGTTTGATCAACACATATCCTGTGACGACACTTGTTTGTGATGGATGAGACGAATTGGAGGAAACTCGAGAGTCAACGTAGAGATGTGCCGAGGTTCAATCCAACCGTGAGAGAGTTATCGGGCAATTTGCAGCGGTATTTTCTACTGATCGTTGTAATCGTGTTCATTTTCTGAGCAAGCTAAGCTAAGCATAATTATTTTCTTGCGTTCAAAAAgcataattattttctctttttttctatatttttatatTCTAAAAAAACGCTTCGAAATGTAAAAGGGAGACGCACAAGGCACGACTGCACTGCACGAGCCACGAGGCGCGAAGTGCTGCGTCGCCGCGCGTTGTCGCCACTCGCCAGGCGGAGCGGACTGCGGACCCGGAGGGAGTTGGCAACCCACCAGCGCGTCCCGTCGCCTTTACCGACCCACCACGCCATCCCCTCCCCACGAGCCGCTCGCTCGCTCACCCTCCAAATCCCAAATCCCACCGCAGGCCACCGCACCACCGCCGCCTATCGCCCCAACCCCCGGCCCCCCAGATCGCGGCGGCACCCATAATGGCTGCCTCGCCGTTGCCGCGCGCCGCGGCGCTCCGGAGGCCCTCCCTGACCGCCCTCCTCTTCCTCGTCGCCGCGATGGTGTCGGTTCCGCCCGTGGCGGCCGAGATCCGGGAGACCGCGATCCGGGCCGACCCGCGCAGCATCATCCCGCTGGACGAGTTCGGCTTCTCCCACTCGGGCGTGCTGGAGCTCAACGTCTCCGGCATCGCCTTCGACCCGCAGGCCTCCGCGGAGCTGGACCTCTCCCAGCTCGGCTTCTTCCTCTCCACGCTCGACGCCTGGGTCCACGTCCTCCGCCAGCTCCAGGACCTCGACGTCACCTGCGCGCTCCAGTCCGAGCTCGTCAAGCTCGCCTTCTCTTTCGACCGCCTCCGCCCGCCCTCCAACCCCGCCGGCGTCGAGGTCGcccgctcctcctccttctccaccgccttccgcgTCAACGAGCCCGGCCAGTACACGCTCGTCTTCGCCAACTGCCTCGGCGGCGGCCTCAAGGTCGACATGGACGTCCGCTCCGCCATGTACAACGTCGACCCGGCCACCGGGGAGCGCCAGTACCTCTCCGCGGGGGCCTCCGCGCTGCCCTCCTTCTACTTCCTCTTCTGCCTCGCCTACGCCGGCCTCGCCGCTGCCTGGGTCGCCATCCTCCTCCGCAAGCGGGCCGCCGTCTTCCGGATCCACTACTTCATGCTCGCCGTGCTCGTGCTCAAGGCGCTCAACCTCCTCGCCGAGGCCGAGGACAAGTCATGCATTGAGCGCACCGGCACCGCCCATGGATGGGACGTCCTCTTCTACATCTTCAGCTTCCTCAAGGGGATCTCGCTCTTCACGCTTATAGTGCTCATCGGCACCGGCTGGTCCTTCCTCAAGCCCTACCTGGCCGACCGAGAGAAGAAGGTGCTTATGGTGGTCATCCCCCTGCAGGTTGTAGCTAACATCGCGCAGGTGGTGATTGACGAATCTGGACCCTATGCCCGGGACTGGGTCACCTGGAAGCAGATTTTCTTGCTGGTCGATGTGGTCTGCTGTTGTGCTGTGCTCTTCCCGATTGTGTGGTCCATTAAGAACCTCCGGGAGGCTGCTCGCTCGGACGGGAAGGCCGCCGTGAACCTCATGAAGCTCACCCTCTTCCGCCAGTACTATGTGGTCGTCATCTGCTACATTTACTTCACGCGTGTCGTGGTGTATGCGCTACAGACCATCACCTCGTACCGGTACCTGTGGACTAGCGTCGTGGCAGGGGAGCTCGCGACGCTCGCGTTCTATGTCTTTACTGGGTACAAGTTCAGGCCTGAGGTGCATAACCCATACTTTGCCAttgatgatgaggaagaggaggCTGCAGCTGAGGCGCTAAAGTTGGATGATGAATTTGAGCTATGAGGGGTTAGGGATTGGCATCTCCTCCGTGCCAATGGTGATATTGGTGCTGTATGTCCCACCACAGGACAAGTGGCATAGACTGGTATCTTTAGTCCATATCCTTTTGTTTCTCCTTTTGAGTTGGCTACATTTTGTCTTACTGTAATTGGGTATTGACAACAACCCTGTGTGTGTTAAGCAATGCAGCTTGGCTTTGCCTTAAATTTTATACACAATCATTGAGATGAGCTGTTTTCATTCTAGATGTTCACTTTGTTTACATAGTTGAAACTGACGTTACGATACTGAATGTACGTACTTCTGAGTTCTGACTTGCTCAAGATTATATGTATACTTTCATTTTGCTCTTATGCTATAGGAACCCCTACTTTTTATGTGGCAGGAAAAATGTTTACCTAATATTCAAGTGTGACGTTTCCTATGTTTGCTACTTCACTCAGAAAACAAAGATTCTGTTGCCACAAAATTACCTACAGGGAGTCGCAGATGCTGTTTAGTTGTGTAATTTgcattagggcctgtttggaacaatGGGGATTGCTCTACAAACTTTTAGATTTCAAAAGGATTTGGAATTTGGATCCCAATTCCAAAGTCCAAATAGACCCTTAGTGTCACTGTCACCTAGTCACATGTCTCATGTGTATATTGCCTTGTTGTGTCCCCTTCTTGTTGCATATGTTTGGAATATTATGATGAATGTTTCACATAAGAAGCTGACTTGTGTACTTTGGTGTTGTGAATTGTAACGGTGCATAATTTATGCAGAGTATGCGACTATGCTGTTGTCCTCAAGAAACTTGCCCACTTTCGTCAGTTTTTATAGTTTTGCATATCTAGGGCTGCGATGAGGGCACATCAGAAGTTCAGAGTTTTGACTTGGGCTGAGATATTAGGACATTCCAATTATTTAGAAACAGGTCCAATGGTCCAGTTTTCTCTTTAGCCTAGTAATAAACACTTATGGTAATTTTGAAATTAGTTGGTACCACAATTTTATTATTATTCCTTTTTCATTTATTGCTTACTTGAAGTTGATCTGGACTTTGTATAAAAGTATCTCATATTGTACATCTGATGGGAATTGAATGTTCAAAATCCTTCTCTTCTTGACCCTATGACCCTGGAATTCTCTTTCATCCTTCTATTAGTGGCCTGGTATCTCTTCAACACCTGATCATTTGACTGGGAGCCTCTTTTACATTGTCTGAGACTGTAAGTCACTACTCTACTCACTTTGTAGTTTGAAGATTCCGTTGAAGTATTGCATATTAGAAGAAAGAGCCCAGTTGCATTAATGTTTGAACTAGGATGTGTTTTCAAATTTTAGAACTGTTGAGAGGAGGGAGGGAGAAGCAGGGGCACACTTGACAATGATAGACTGTTACTAGCAGGGGCGAATCTAGGCTAGATGATCATCGGGGTCTTGTCTGAAAATAGGAGGGGTCATTAGGAATTATTAGCACTATATGCACTAATTTTCCATTGGAATCCTCAAAATCCGTCGGGGTTGACTGACCCTGGTGACAGTGTATCTTAGAACAATGTTCCGTGTTATTTCAACTACTGGTTGACATAATGTAAGGTAGCTCTTTTCATCGTCAAATATGCCATTAAGTTCTGTCAGCTGCCAGCTTCCAGCTTCAAAATTCTGGAATGAGA
Coding sequences within it:
- the LOC136531517 gene encoding protein CANDIDATE G-PROTEIN COUPLED RECEPTOR 7-like is translated as MAASPLPRAAALRRPSLTALLFLVAAMVSVPPVAAEIRETAIRADPRSIIPLDEFGFSHSGVLELNVSGIAFDPQASAELDLSQLGFFLSTLDAWVHVLRQLQDLDVTCALQSELVKLAFSFDRLRPPSNPAGVEVARSSSFSTAFRVNEPGQYTLVFANCLGGGLKVDMDVRSAMYNVDPATGERQYLSAGASALPSFYFLFCLAYAGLAAAWVAILLRKRAAVFRIHYFMLAVLVLKALNLLAEAEDKSCIERTGTAHGWDVLFYIFSFLKGISLFTLIVLIGTGWSFLKPYLADREKKVLMVVIPLQVVANIAQVVIDESGPYARDWVTWKQIFLLVDVVCCCAVLFPIVWSIKNLREAARSDGKAAVNLMKLTLFRQYYVVVICYIYFTRVVVYALQTITSYRYLWTSVVAGELATLAFYVFTGYKFRPEVHNPYFAIDDEEEEAAAEALKLDDEFEL